The Streptomyces sp. NBC_01689 genome includes a window with the following:
- a CDS encoding fatty acyl-AMP ligase — translation MARSLVDLLTAHASRQPDRTAYRYLVTGDCDGEIQDISYGRLAERSRAVAAWLQERGLAGSRAILLHPPGLEFMSAYLGCLSAGVVAVPGVPPQGRTQNHRALLRTRRLMADADARVILGTREVTSALAETADDLPELTAIGRVATEDIPDEAAGSWREPDLTADSVAFLQYTSGSTSAPRGVMVTHGNLLDNERVITERMGHTPEVIDEYGHELFVSWLPVYHDMGLIGPVLNAVHLGVTATFFSPLHFLQRPERWLNAVSRYRPHTSGGPNFAYELALKHATPEHLDGLDLSRWRVAFNGAEPVRAATLRRFTETFAAAGFRREALYPCYGLAEATLIVTGGSVQAPPTLAGPASTGPHTGPADATAVGCGRPGPGITVVVADPERHEELPEGEVGEIWVAGASVAKGYWRNALATRQTFRAGLKGREGRFLRTGDLGFLRDGELFVTGRLKDLMVVDGRNHYPQDLELCAETSHWALRSGCTAAFSVDAGEKGEQPVVVAETAPEALGEAEKIVDLIRGAIGEAHGLPVRDVVLVQPGTIPKTSSGKIQRRATRTAYLDGTLSPVGAPASG, via the coding sequence ATGGCTCGTTCCCTGGTCGATTTACTGACCGCGCACGCCTCCCGGCAGCCTGACCGGACCGCCTACCGGTATCTCGTCACGGGTGACTGCGACGGAGAGATCCAGGACATCTCCTACGGACGGCTGGCCGAACGGTCCCGGGCCGTCGCCGCCTGGCTCCAGGAACGCGGACTGGCCGGTTCGCGCGCGATTCTTCTTCATCCCCCCGGTCTCGAGTTCATGTCCGCCTATCTGGGCTGCCTTTCGGCCGGAGTCGTCGCCGTACCGGGCGTGCCTCCGCAGGGTCGGACGCAGAACCACCGGGCTCTGCTGCGGACCAGACGGCTGATGGCGGACGCGGACGCACGGGTGATCCTGGGCACGCGCGAGGTGACGTCCGCCCTGGCCGAGACGGCCGATGACCTGCCGGAGTTGACGGCGATCGGCCGCGTCGCGACCGAGGACATCCCCGACGAGGCGGCCGGCTCCTGGCGTGAGCCCGATCTCACGGCGGACTCCGTCGCCTTCCTCCAGTACACCTCCGGATCGACCTCCGCCCCGCGCGGAGTGATGGTGACCCACGGGAATCTGCTGGACAACGAGCGGGTCATCACGGAACGGATGGGCCACACCCCCGAGGTGATCGACGAGTACGGCCACGAACTCTTCGTCAGCTGGCTCCCCGTCTATCACGACATGGGTCTCATCGGCCCGGTCCTCAACGCGGTGCACCTCGGGGTCACCGCCACGTTCTTCTCGCCGCTGCACTTCCTGCAACGGCCCGAACGCTGGCTGAACGCCGTCAGCCGCTACCGCCCGCACACCAGCGGCGGCCCCAACTTCGCCTACGAGCTGGCGCTCAAGCACGCGACACCCGAACACCTCGACGGGCTCGACCTGAGCCGCTGGCGGGTCGCCTTCAACGGCGCGGAACCCGTACGGGCGGCCACCCTGCGGCGGTTCACCGAGACCTTCGCCGCCGCGGGCTTCCGCCGGGAGGCCCTGTACCCGTGCTACGGCCTGGCGGAGGCCACCCTGATCGTCACCGGCGGTTCGGTCCAGGCCCCGCCCACCCTGGCCGGTCCGGCGTCCACCGGGCCGCACACCGGCCCGGCGGACGCGACGGCGGTGGGCTGCGGCCGGCCCGGCCCCGGTATCACCGTGGTCGTCGCCGACCCCGAGCGGCACGAGGAACTGCCCGAGGGCGAGGTCGGCGAGATCTGGGTCGCCGGCGCGAGCGTGGCCAAGGGGTACTGGCGCAACGCCCTCGCCACCCGGCAGACGTTCCGGGCCGGCCTCAAGGGCCGCGAGGGCCGCTTCCTGCGCACCGGCGACCTCGGATTCCTTCGGGACGGCGAACTCTTCGTCACCGGACGGCTCAAGGACCTGATGGTCGTCGACGGCCGCAACCACTACCCCCAGGACCTGGAACTGTGCGCCGAGACCTCCCACTGGGCGCTGCGGTCAGGCTGCACCGCGGCCTTCTCCGTGGACGCGGGGGAGAAGGGCGAACAGCCCGTCGTCGTCGCGGAGACGGCGCCGGAGGCCCTGGGCGAGGCCGAGAAGATCGTCGACCTGATCCGCGGAGCGATCGGGGAGGCGCACGGCCTGCCGGTACGCGACGTGGTGCTCGTCCAGCCGGGCACCATCCCCAAGACGTCCAGCGGGAAGATCCAGCGCCGCGCCACCCGGACGGCGTACCTCGACGGCACCCTCTCACCGGTCGGCGCGCCCGCCTCGGGGTGA